Proteins from a genomic interval of Yarrowia lipolytica chromosome 1E, complete sequence:
- a CDS encoding uncharacterized protein (Compare to YALI0E31559g, no similarity) has protein sequence MNSGPNCPKYVFQPLHTTLNQYSMMLPHLTIWIFFPPQTANKLRLHRLGLLCTIKKRKNYMVSVVPSNIYRRGRYLPISNLQSMQQTPFQALKQLTWTGDYGAFVDNLQGLRQGQHGEAGVDARFVLMRLMKILPAEDLVTLRGLCDVGDDDEEATLALFESYLKEKDGKARFYRHKMLEVMYRKLVEPHGRLNTHAFLLVYMSFVRLEIEDLKLPEEDKAALMMYHVPRVLYRPLVRAFPYLADNVDRAHLGPPRRGSHGSIESAEVIPLDWDGICALFDTEAVSSVFPLGATHRAFEGDVLSLIDDDVTVL, from the coding sequence ATGAATTCTGGCCCAAACTGTCCGAAATATGTATTTCAACCGCTCCATACCACCCTGAATCAGTACTCTATGATGCTCCCACACCTAACTATCTGGATCTTTTTCCCCCCCCAAACAGCGAATAAGCTTAGACTACATAGGCTCGGACTACTTTGCACGAtaaaaaagagaaaaaattATATGGTGTCGGTAGTTCCGTcaaatatatatagacgTGGTAGGTACCTCCCCATTTCTAACCTGCAATCAATGCAACAGACTCCTTTTCAGGCACTCAAACAACTAACATGGACCGGCGACTATGGAGCCTTTGTAGATAATCTCCAAGGGCTACGACAAGGCCAGCATGGAGAAGCCGGGGTGGACGCTCGTTTTGTACTGATGCGTCTGATGAAGATTCTCCCGGCCGAAGATCTCGTGACTCTACGAGGACTGTGCGACGTgggcgacgacgacgaggaggccactctggctctgttcGAGTCGTATCTCAAGGAAAAGGACGGCAAGGCCCGGTTCTACAGACACAAGATGCTAGAAGTCATGTATAGAAAGCTGGTGGAACCTCACGGACGACTCAACACCCACGCCTTTCTGCTCGTGTACATGTCCTTTGTGCGGCTCGAAATTGAAGATCTTAAGCtgcccgaggaggacaaggccGCTCTCATGATGTATCATGTGCCGAGGGTGCTCTATAGACCCCTGGTGCGAGCATTCCCGTATTTGGCGGACAACGTGGACCGAGCTCATCTTGGACCTCCCCGACGAGGCTCGCATGGAAGCATAGAGTCCGCCGAGGTGATTCCGCTCGATTGGGACGGTATTTGTGCGCTTTTCGACACTG